The Athene noctua chromosome 16, bAthNoc1.hap1.1, whole genome shotgun sequence genomic interval ACTTTGGCAGCCTCATCCCTGCCGCCTTCTGCTGCCAGGTCAGAGCACTTCGACAGCCAGAGGGAAGGTACCCCTGCTCCCTTGCTAGACAGGCAAGTTGGATTTATGGATGCAGGTTTTTCCAACCTCACGTGTCTTTTTCCCTTCAGTAATCAAAGGGACGTGTATcactgccagaagcagcagcgcCATCGCTGTGTACTCTCACTTTTTCTTGCATGTATAAGAAATAgctaacaggttttttttcccatgtccTGAGTTTTGCACAGTCGGTTGATGCTAAGAGCCAGCAGTGGCGCAGCCTGTGTTGGACAGCTCTGTCAGCTTGGGCAGGGGAGTGTTTGCTGAAAGACTTTCCGATCATTTAGTGCTCAGAGTTTCGGGAGGTCTGGCATGCCACTGTGTTCAACTGAAATGAAGGGCTCAGCTCATCCATGTGCTCAGCAACTTTGCAAGTCAGGATGTGGCTGGATTAAACCAACGCCCTTCATGTTTCAGCACAATCGGCAACCACAGCTGAGCTGGCTCCTTCACTTGCAGGGGGAACCTGATGCCTCTCGCTTGTCCTCTGAGGGTAGCTGGCCAACAGGACCCTAATCATCTGCCTAAATATAAATCTGGAACAGATATTTTATGACCAGGGAGACCTAAGATTAGCCTGCATTTGACTGCTGGAGGTCTTGCATCGTGCACAGTCCCTCTGCACCGCCTTTCAGCTTTCTCTGTGTGTCAGCATGAGCCAAAAATACTGTTCAGTGGCAGAGGGGGTTAAAGACCCCACTGCGCAGTCAGCTGAGACAGGACCTACCTGCTGTTTTGCCCCAGAGCATGGGGAAACGGGAGCAGGCTCTTGGCCGTTGTCCGGGCAGCTCCGGGAGCCGAGCTGGCTTGCAGCTGCCAAAGCAGCAGATGCAGCCACTACCTGGCTGCCAAATCCTCATTTCCTGTAGGGGCTGGAGCCATGGACATCTCTGTGCTGGCCCTGCAGCCATTGCTTCTCAGAGACCCACAGACAATTCTCCCTCTGTCTGGCAGCAGCTTATCTGCTTATTTATGGCCTTGTTTTCTCCAATAAATCTCAAACTCGCAACATTCAGTTCTTCCCTGGGCTGTCAGGGTGATGTTTGTCCTTGTGTAACCAGTGGGGAGGATTTCTTGGGCCAGCTCTGCTGTGTCCCTGCACTGGCCATCGATCCCAGCCAGGCTGTAGCTGCTTCCCGCAGCTCTGGTGGGATCAGCTCTGCCTGGGCTGGAGGGAACACCAGCGATGTCCTTGTAGCTCTGTGCTGCAGACAGAAAACACCTCCCTGGCACCTCTTCTGCTGCTCTGGGCCACTCCACCAAGCCCCAAGCCAGCCTTGTGCTTGATTTCTGGGATAGTAATGTGGAGGGGAGCAATGCTCCCACGGGTGGATGAAACACCTGTGAAAAAAGTGCTGCCTGACAGCAAACATGGGAAGGTGGGGGCAGACTTCTAGCATTTTCTGTGCCCAACTACATCTGCTTCCAGCTGGGTGCTGCAAACTCGTGGGGTTTCACAGACCCAAACAGAAGGGACTCTTGTAACACAGCTCCTTATCTCCCTGTTCGGAAAAGCTGATGTAACCACCCTACTGCGCAAGCAgctgcaaagcaaaacagaggaagaagaaacaccCAGGCAGAAAAAAGCACCTTCAGTACTTGAAGGCTGTATTATTTATTCCAACAGCTTATATAGTTTTATCAAACCATCTTTAACACAAAACATATCTCCTAAAAGAGAGAATGGTGTGAGATCCTACCAGAGATCATCTCAGCTAACAGCTTGCAAAGTTAAGCCTGAATTTCAACAGTCAAACTAGCAAAATGTTTCTCCCCTCCCCTTAACAATATCTTGAAATgctaaaacccaaagaaaaagaTACCtgtggctggtgctgctgggtcTGTAGGTGGAGCTCATCCACACAGAGCTGTGCTTTGGTCCTTTCCTGATgctaagcagcagcagcacaggtgaGTGGTGCTTGACATGAATGGCTGGCTGGGTCCCTTCCCCACTGCCCACCCTGACAAGGGGCTGCACGGACAGTCCAGAGGCCAGGTCAGGTCTAAGATGCAGATGAGGGTTAGACTTAGAAAAAAACAATAACCTAAATTTCTAATCTatggaaacagaataaataataatcTAGATTTGCAAAGGAGTAAGGTACCTTGGACAGGAAAGTCTGATGTGTCTATTattactgaaatgtttttttccccaaggggAAAGTTGCAGCTAAGGCATCTTGAGAATGGCTCATATCACTACAACCACGGCAGCACTGCTCTAAATTGTTAGGGATGGAAGCAGAAGTCTTTTGGAGGTGCCAGTCCTTGCATACCATCTTGTGGTGCTCTAAACAAAACCGGTTGCAGCAGAGGCATTTGACAGACAACTTGCTGTTCCAGGTTGGCTTTTGTCCACAGATTCAATAGCAAATTCTTGTTTAATGTTCACAGCAAggccctcctcctccccatcccaccccctgtGCACTGTCATGGGGAGGGGCTGTTTTCTTGCCCCTTTGGTCTTGCTCCAGGGTCGTTCTCAGAAGAAGTGGCATCTCTTTGGCTTTCTGCAGAAGGGAGGATTGGGAAGAAAGCACAGTTACACTCTGCTGAGGACACAAGCGATCAGTAATTGCTATAGCTGATTTTATTCAGATTGCTACCTGAAGACCTATCATTACCCTCCTGTAGCCAGATATTTGGCTTAAGAGCACTGGGTTCTCCCTTCATGTTCCTGGATTACAAACACTTCTCAACACATCTGGTGATGCTGGGAGGGAGCCTCGGGGCAGGGATGTGCTCGCCTTGTCTAACCTGTAACGGCAACTTGCAAGAACTCCAGGAATGTCTGCCCAACAGCCTGGCAGCTACCAGAGTTGCTCTCTGTCAGAAGAGCTCTAATTTGTGCTTGTTATGGATGGGTGGATAGACACGTGCTAGTATGGACATGTTGAAAGAGGAACCACTGGGGTAATGTGTTTTCATAGTTACAGATTGTAGACTGGAGGAGTAAAAGAGTAAAAACTGAGTTTGCCCTCTGCAGTGGTACTGTATGTTTTGTTGCTTGTTAGTGAAATAAGAGTGGCTGGTTTGCTTGTGCTCTGAGCAGAGGATTCATGCTTCTTGTAATCAGCTGGCTGGCATATATACTGAGCAGAGTGATACTGCTGCCATGTTTGGGCTACAGGGGAGGATTTGGAAAGGTCTGGTggtgtttaaaattatttctgttatttaaatTACTGTTGAACTATTTGAaggccaatttaaaaaaaaacaaaacaaaacaaaacaacagagaaaaagcaaaccacaacCTGCCCCACACTTGATTTTTATAAAGCCTAAGGCACATCTGATGCGTAATTTGCCCTGGGAAGGCTCTTCATCAGTCCATGTCTTATTTAAGCACTAGAGCCTCTACCAACCAGCCGAGCAAAGGGCCTTGGCTGGAGTGTGCCAGCAGCCCAGGACCATCCCGTTCACTGCAAAAGCCCCTCAGCCTGGGGGGTTGCCCACTCGCTGAGCGCCCAGCGAACGTGAAGGCACTGACTGCAGCAAGGAATGAGGTGTTCCTCCTGAGCATCTGCGTAATGGTCCTGGAGACAGCACCGGCCAGCTGTGCTGCCATTTCGTGCCATGCCCATCCAGCCTGGGTGCCAGGAGCTGGAATTACTGGTGCCTGCAGCAGCTCACCTGCTCCTTCAACAGCGAGGTCACCTAGGTCCTCGGTCAGCTTGCGCATGCTGATGGTGGTTGCATCTCGTTGGATGTCGTGGACAGCGTTCCTCCGACCAGCCCGATCGCAGGAAATAAAGTCAGTGTACGTGCTGGACTCTACCTCCATTGCATCGCTCTACACCTGCAAAACACTGTAGAGAAAACACAGCTGTGAGGTCAAGGATGCTCGGCAAGCCTGGGGTCATGGCTCCCTACAGGTTAGGTTACTCTGCGGAGTTAAATTACAGCATGAAAAAATAGTCCCTGTAACTCTGCTCCAGTTCCTCTCGCAGCAGCTACTGAAATCTCAGATATCAACCCTGTCACGTGGGGCAGCATGTGGGGTGACCCCTCGTGCCGGGTGACCCACCATGCCGGTGACGCACTCTGTTGGGTGAGGGCAGGATCCGTCCCAGCTGCCTTACTGGACCTTGTTCTATCTTCCCATTGCAAAGCAAGGCAGACAAGACATTTTCCTCTCCTGATTTTCTAGCCTTCTCTTTTAGGAGCTGCAACGTCACTTGCAACAgcttttttctacagaaaaagcattacagaaaaagccctccttcctcctcacaatGCCACTGGAGCTTTGAACAGAGGCCAAATTTGGCTCACTgcatgggatggggatggggtgCTGATCCAACCTGAATTTGTAATGGGAAATTATCTGGGCCCTGATGGATACCTGCTGGAaagctgggggagcaggggagtATTTTATAGGTACGGGGCTTTGGATCAGTACTGGCCTCCACTGGCTGTCAGATGTCACTGAAAAAGTGTTGGGCTGGACTGCTTTGAGATAAGCACTTTAACATGTGAAAATCAGCCCTTCTGTAAGATATTTGGATCCCTTCACTCCAGGCTTGTGTCTGTGCCAAGCACAGAGCATGAAGAAAGGCTCAGAGCAGCCACTCGCCACCCGCAAGCACCGCTGCGAGCCAGCTCTTAGTTCAGCCTGATGAGTCCTTAAGTTGTTGGGTTTTCATTTCAGCCGATGGTTTAACTTGCCAGCGTTTGTACAGCACACAGAGTCCAGGGACCTCAGCAGCTCGGGGAATGTATCACAGGCATCTTCGCTCCCAGACATGGAGCTAGCAAGGGCACACTGCCTCTGCACTGGAAACCTGGTATTCTTGGTTCCTGCTCCTGTTTAGTCAGTTTGGcacttaatttgtttttctgcgTGGAAGTTAGATTAATTGTTGTCTTATCCTGCGTGGAAGTTAGAGATTAATTGTTGTCTTATCTGTGATTCTgctcactgtaaaaaaatgcCTTTAGCCCTGCTGATATTGTCAATATTTGAAGGAGGTCCCGATTAGAAATGTGTGTGTTTAATGAAAAACAATTCAACTTCTTGTCATTCACTTGCTTTTGTGTCTTGTGTTAATGACCCACTAAGAAATTTGCTTAGCCTCCTGTACAAATCCTGCTTAATATTGATCTTCCCACCAGGGAAATCTGCTGGCAGACCACCAGCCTGGGCAGGAATTGCACTCCTGACTCTGTAATCTCCAATGTCATGGCAGTAGAAAGATGCTGGCAAAGATGCAATAGCCAGGATAAAAGAGGTTAAATTCTCCTCGTTCCTGAGTCTGAGCAGAGTGCAGTAACCTAAAACCTGCATGAACCCAGTAGCCCCAGTGGCTCTTCTCTTGGTGCTGATGCCAGCTGAGGGACTGCTGGCACCAGCTCACTGGTGGGACGTTGGGCTTGGCCCACGCAGAGCTCCCAGGAAAACCTGTTTCTCCAAATCCAGAAAATCCTCACAAACACCTGCCTCCTCGCAGGGCTTGGCATCCATCTAACCTCTGTTAAATGAGCCCTGGGAAAAGCTGCATCCTTTGCCCCAGGAAGAGATCCCAGCTGTTgttcttcctcatcttccctccttcctttccagGCATGCCCTTCCCGGGACGAGGCGCCGGCTCTGGATGCAGCAGGCTGGCTGATCTCAGTGAGCAAAGCCCCTTCTCCCCGGGACAGGACGAGCATCCATCATTCCCAGACAAGTTCTCCTCGCAGCTCGTCCGAGCCCAGAGGCTGCTGCCCTTCTGTAGCTGCCGGAGAAATGTCACACAGACCTGGGAGGCTTTCGTAAGAGTGATCCTCACAAGCCTGGGTCCATCGCCACATCAGCAAGGCCAATCCAGATCTGATATGCTCAGGAGTCCTCCTGCCCTTCAACCAGGGGCTGGACCATCTGGTTTGCAGGAGGGACGCCACAAactgggcagcaggagctggccAGCCCCCGGGGTGCAGCACTTTCCCCGTGTCCCTTGATGCAGCTGCCCAAGGGAGATGTGCTCAGCACAGTGCCAAGTGACTCCCATCGCACAGGAAAAGGATGGGATCTTGATATAAAATAGGGGAAGGAACCAAGCGTGCAGAAGCAGGTCCTGCTCAGGGCAGGTTTGGGTCCCAGCTCGGTGGCCGGGAGATGGCGcatgtgatttatttattttccacagCTGGGAAAGCTCCTGCCTTTGGCTCTCCATGCAAAGAGCTGGAGCCGGGTGGATTTATGAGCAAAACTTTCAAATTTGTGCAGTTTTTTTAGGATTTCCATGGTGGGCGGTTCTCAAAAGCCTTGCAGGCAGAGATCCCTCCCCACTGGCAGAGACACTCCAGCCTCTCTGCCTCCGGGAAGCTGTTGGACTAAGGAGGTGATGGGAGCGGTCACCTCAATTTTTGATAGAAAAACCTAATTTTTTCAAAGAGCACTTCCGCATTTGCAGGCAAGTGCAAAACAGTTCAGTGGGTTTTTAGTCAGTGGAAACATCTTTTAACATCTGCCAGGGACAAGAAAGGAACCACCTTCCCTCATGCCCATGTAGTTCAACCTGAAACTGCGTCACTGTGGACAGTCATTTAGCAGTGGCAGGGCGGTGCAAAGTGGGGGTGCATCATCCATCGGCTCCCCACCTTCAGTTTTTCGTACTCCTGTGGGCCGGTGGGAGGGAATAATGTGCCAGCTCTTGCTAGGCATTGCAGGAATAAGCCCACAACACACAAATGCACTACACAAGGGTTTCCAGGGCACTTCAAAGAGATGATTCAACTTGTCCCCAGAGGGTCATttcctgctcccttccctccttGCTCTTGACGGTAACAGAAATGGTCCCTGTGCCCTCTGTGCAGCGTGCCAGCCCGCACGGACGGGGCAGGGGATGAGTGGCATGGTGACAAAGGGcactggcagggggctgggacCTGCTGCCCATTGCACATTCCTCAAaagcttttctgtgctgcttggAGAGAGGCTGTGTCCCCTCCACCGTGGGGGCACAGCGCTGCCTGTCCCAGGGCAGCTGACCACAAGTGAAGAAGCCCCTTGCAAGCTGCCACAGACACCAGAGCCACCTCTGTTCCTGTGCTCCCCTGAAATAACATGGCTTTGCCAAACCTGCTGTTTGGTCTGGACTTATTTTTCCATAGTGTCTTGTGAGGagtaaaaaaatctgaagttgtaATAGTCTTGTCTTTGCTGGCATGGACTCAGCTTCTGGAGAAGTTTTGCTGTCAGACTGCAGCTGGGCTCACCGGCATTCTCCAGGGAAGTCACCCagcagctgatggagcagctggctctgctctgggggcTGTTGCTAAACCAGACCTACTCATACTGGGGGTGAATTGTACCCAGTTAGAAGATAGACGCTAAGAAATTAAAGggttaaatatttcttctgccttttggTAGAAGAAACCTGGGCATTTCGTTTGGGTCATTTCAATGCCCCTCTCAGTTCCACTCACAAGCCAGCATTTAATTCCCATTTCCCCCCCCTTTGCCTGCTTCTTCACAGCATGGATCTCAGGGACTATGAGCCAACAGTTACCACAAGAAACAGAAGAGTGGCAGACAAATGACCTGGAAACACTATGGGCAGGTTAAACTCAATACAGGGCCATGTGTCTGCAGAGCAAACACAAGTCCTGCGACCCAAGCCAGTGTCCTGATCTAATTCTGAGGGATCGGATGGATGTTACAGTCACACCCAGCCCCGGCCTCCAGTTTCAAGGAAACCCTTCACACAGTATTGCATCTGTCCCTTGTCTAGGTTAAACTATAAGCTTTTTATGGCTAGGGATGGCTATTTTTGGACTCTGCACTGATGCTGGCTATCAGCAGGCTATGCTGAATTCAGTCAGCTTCCCCTCCACTGCCTGTTTTGCTCCTCCTTTCTGCTCTGCCTCTTACCTCTTGCCTTCCTCAGTATTTTCTTCTCCACTTAACCCACCTTTGCAGTGAGCACAAAGGGCCTCTAGGTCAGAGAAAGTCCTGTTTGTCTCTGCATGGCACCTGACACACTTTTGGGCATAAGGCAGCTCAGTCCCCTGCTTAGACATCCTTGCCCCTTAGGGTGGCCAGCACAGGACACCTGGGCTGCTGCAAGGAGATTCAAAGGTTAAACACAGCAATGGATTTCCCTGCGTAACTAAACCTTCTCCCACCCTTCTTTCCTTTAAAGACCAACCTGTCCCTCCCCAAGGAGGGGACGCCTCCACCTCAGCCACCTctgtggctgcagcagggagCCCTGAGGGCAGGGACTGGGATGCTGTGGTCCCCGGGCACAGGGCTCACGTCCCAagatgctgctgcctggctgtgaGCCCATGCCAGCCCATTGTCAGCAGCAGCTGGAACCACCAGCTGCGGGTTCTGGTTGGAGATGGCTCCCTTGTCCCACAGCCCAACCAGACACTTGCCCTCTCACCTGCCTGGTATCACACCAGGGGATCTAATGCTCTCTTTTGGCCTCCAAACTTCTGAAGCCGTAAAGCCATGAAGCCAAGCTAAATCTTGATATGTTTCTGGGGTAAAATTTCAAAGTTCTGCTGGTGACAAGGATGTGACCCCTTCTTGGGCTCATACATTGCATCCCATTTCTCTCCCCTTCATTGTCAACCTACAGAGACCAAGGCACGAAGTCATACGGTCACCTTCGAGCTCTTCGCATTGTGCAGTGCCCCTTGCCCTTTCATTCCAGGGTACAGTGACTATTATTAGACATCTCCTGCTGGGGCCGGATCCATAACAACAGCAAAACATACTCAAGAGTGCTGCtgggcttttaaaatatttacagtgtaagaTGGTTTACTGCAGAGGGTGGCCTGATTGAGCACAGACACGGGAGCACCGGGATTTCTGTGCTCCCTGTGGGGCTGCTGTGAGGTTTCCTGCTGGGAGAGTCACATCCAgcgaggaagaaaaaaaatctcttaggGCTGAAGCCAGCACTTGAGGTCAGGGGGTTTCCACCAACTGTCTGACAACTTCCAGCTGGAATTTTCAGCAAATTTTCCACTGGCTCTTGTCTGGGAACATGCATGAGGGGTTGCACATCAAAGAAGGAGGGCTCTGTAGTGGTGTTATCAGGGTTAGAGAGTATTTTTAGACCTGTGCTCGTGCTTTAAAGGCCTTGCTATGGCTCATGATCCCCATGCACTAGAGCTTAGATCCACATCCAGCAACCGAGCTGATGATGCAGATGTGCTGTTGGGAGCCCGGTCTGGTAGTGGCTACATATGCAACAAGCATTGGTAAGGGTCTGCACCAGGCACAGAGCTGCCCCGCTTTCCTGCTGGGTCTATGTTCTCCAAAACGTGGTGGTGGTGGGTCTTATTGGCCAGAATTttactgcaacaggggaggttcagactggacattaggaaaaaatttgtcacagaaagagtggtcagacagtggagtaggctgcccagggaggtggtgggagtCCCcctccctggatgtgtttaaggtcgtttggatgagatgttgggggatatggtgtaggggagaactttgtagagtagggctgatggttggactcgatgatcccaagggtgtTTTCCAGCCtgaacaattctgtgattctgtgaattgatGTGCTCCAAACTGCTGAGCCCTGAGCTTCCTGGCTGGGTGAGAAAACAGGCAGGACAAGGGCAGCAGCCTGCTCTCCTACCAGCACACGTGTGTGCTGAGAACCTTCTTTCCAGGTGAGAATAGAATGGAAAAGCCTCACCACACTTCAGTGGTGAAGAGATGTCAAGGTTGGGCATGGCATATTGCTATTCTTGGAAGGCTTTTGCTGTGGGATTCCTTGTAGTAACTCTGCACCCTCTGGCTCTTACACTAAATACAATGAATTCAGCCAGCGCAGACATCACAGCTTCTCCAGGCACTGCAGTGGTTTTGCAGGAACAGAGCTTCTAGGGTTCTCTAGAAATCAGTGTGAAATTATAATTCATCTAAGAGGAGAGCAGATACAGCAGAGAGGACTGGAGCTTGGTGTCCATAAACAGATCCATTCTTTTGCTTTGGCCTGGTTTTGCAGGATGAAGATCACTTAATGCCTGTAGAACTGGTAACTAATAGCTTAGCCCCAGGTTTAAGAGTAGGCTTGGACTGACTCCTCTGCAACATCACAAACCTTGCCTTTAGTGCTACCAAGCTCCCCTAggccctcctctccctcctggcCTTCAGCatgtccccagggacccccactgcagtgtccctgctgtccccaggcaccTCCTGCCGCCCCACATCCTCCGGACCACTGCCTGGCTCCCAACTGACGTAACAGCTGCTCCAGCCAGATTTCAAAATCACAGCCGACCCTTGGCATCGGGGTAGGTTGAGTCCTTATGCGTGCTGCTGTGGGCCCCAGGGGAAGGACTGGGGAGGagtgggggaggcaggagggaatTGCTCAGCCTCGACAGCATCTCATTAGCGTCAGGACGTGTGGGCGACGGCAGGAGGGAGCCACCCGTCCATCTGGCTGTCCATCTGTCAGGAGGGCAGCCTGGTGCCAGACTGCATCCCTATGCAAGGAGCGGGCAGCACCCCTCTGCCAGTGCCCACAAGGCATGGGTGCTGAGCGTCTGCTCCAAAAATCCTCTGCCACCGGAGGAATCATGGTTTGCCTTGGCAACAGGGTTTGATGGAGctctctgctcctccctcccctcagcacCAAGCCTCGGCTGCAGCTTAAGCCTCTTCTGCAGCTTCTCACTAAGTTGATTAATGGAAATAATTGGTCTCTTTGTGCATCTGGAGACAGTTGCCGTGACAGcagttgtatttttgttttgttcccagGTCGAGCTTGTTTTTCACATCCCACAGCTTCGAGGTGCTAAATAAATCAGGGCACTCTggttccccctccctcctctgaAAGATGCCCATCCCTCTGAGGGATGGGGTGGCAGATCTGGATGAGGCACGCTTGATCCCACCAGCCCTAGTTTGTGGCAGGCTGGCACCTTTCTCCCCCCCATTTCTTATCCCCTCAAGCCAGGCTCGCAGTGGGTGGACACAGCTCTCTGACTTCTGCACAGCAAAGAGCAGCGAGCCAAAGCCCACATGTTCACCCAGCACAGACATGAGTCCCCGTCACCTGGTGAGCCAGCACCCACGGGTCTCTCTGTCCCCTGCAGAGACCCTTCCAATGCTGTAAGGAGTACGAGGGTACAAGTCCCTtctccattatttttaatttctctcagcTTCTTATTGAGCTTTATATGTCAACATATTTTTACATTAACAAAACCAGTGACTGTGTGGAAGATCTGCTAATGCCTGAACTTGTAAAGCAGATGAACCGCAGACCAGTCACTTTAAACCCTTCAGCTGAAAAAGGTCCTCAGCTGCTATTGCAGGCATGTTCCAGGAAGACTCATGTATTCTTCCTGCTTGTGATGTGCAGACATCTCATCACCCCTGGCCATGGGGTGGATGCCTTTGCAGTGTGGATCCCCTTCAGACTTGGGTTTCCTGCCTTCCCCCaaattattcagggagaaaaatcctGGCTGAATTTCACCGCAAAGTCTGGAAACTCCCCAGTGGTCCCACAGCTCTTCTGATCACAGCAAGGCACTGACCTCTGAGCGAACATCACCTACTCAAACCCCACCTAAATTCCTGGCCCAGGGATGCTCACCCCCAGCACAACCTCCCCAACACTTTGAAGGCTTCCCTGGGCAAGGAGAAGTCAAGTAAGTGCAGAAGAACTGCAGCTGGGGCTATTTTCTAGCACAGCTTCCCTTGTCCTACATAAAAGGAAGGTGAAGCCACAGTAGGTCTTGATGGGATAGGTCTGGTTTTGGGTGGAGGAAGAGCTTCCTGCAAGAGCAGAGGTAAGCAAGAATGGGTCTTTTATGCCTAGCAGGAAAAAGCAATCTTGTCCAGCTTTTGTCAGTGATCTGAGGAGTGGAGCTCTGATGCTGTGTGAAAGCAGTTCTTGCATGGCTGGGAAGGAGAGCTTAGTCTGGAAGAGCTGCTGTGCAGGCTCTAACTATGCAGGTTTGAGTGCTGGTAGTTGAGGAGGCTCTGCTTAGCACAGGGTGCATTTAGCTGAGAGCCACCTGCCTTGGCTTTTCCTCATTCAGGCTTGCACAATCCCATAGGAGCTCACATCAGCATCCAAAGAGTCCTGACTCGGTGTGCTGTAAGGGACTGATGGAGAACCTGTGAAACCTCCTAAGGTGTGAGAGccctggcagctcccagcagTGTCTAAAAATAACCAGGGCAACTCTTAAGAGTGTCAGTGTGGAATGAGGCTGATTAGCAAAGCCAGGCTTAGCTGTGCTCCCTGGAGCTGGCTGCCTTGTCCATccaccccacagcacagcagagagccACCAGCAggacccccagcccagggcagggggcagaTCTGTCTCTGGGAGCTGTGAGAAGGACTGGGGGGATGGGATGGCTCTATTGGTGCTTTGCATACAATAGAAAAGAGAAGTGTGGGAGTTAAAAACGGGTTGGCAGTGAGAGGTGGCTGAGCGAAGCCCTTTCAGGTGGCTCCATGGCTTCTCTtacccactgaaatcagtagtCCTTTTGGTGTGCTACCCTGCTGGGCCCCCTACCTGGGCAGAGAAAGCTCAGGGGCCTGCACAACCCTTTCTCTGAGTATTTCTGTGACAGATGGAGAATTTTTGTACATCTGTGTTGGGTGATAGCAGCTTCTGATCCTTTCTGCAGGCAGAGTAAATCTGTCTACGTACATCACCAGGGATATGACATCTAGACATGAGTTGAAGCAGTGCTCGAGACACGCCTGTAACATTACACCGGGGATGCTCAGCAATCATTGCAACTTATAGTCTCAGAAAAGGGAAAGCTTCTAACAAAATGAATTGCCAACTATTTAATGGTCCACTGAAATGCAGCCTGCGTGTAGAAGGACTTTGGGTGTCTCTAGCTTACACAGGAAAGATGCTGGATACAAGATATGAACTGCTCTGAGAGACCTGCATATCTACATGCACCAGAGAATCCTGAGATCCTGTATTGCCAAATCTGCAAACAATATGGCCATGGCAGCTCTCTGTAATGGAAAGCTTAGTTCAGGAACAAGAGAAGGCAGCAAGATGATCTGAGGACCAAGGAGATGCTCTGAGGGCAGGAGACATGGGAGTGAACAGAAAGGACTGTCTGAGCTGGTGGATCTGCCATTTATTTACACAAGTGCCATTAAAGGTTAAACTTTGGGTGTTCCCTGGATCTTGCTGGGCTGACTCTTATGTGCAGAGGAAAACTTTTTTACATGGTTATGTATGGACAAACAATATTCCCATGTAAAGCATGCAGACAGCCTGTGAGCTGGATTTGCACACAATGTCCCCGTTGTGGGCAGGGGAGAGGCTGTGCAGCACAGCTTGCACTAGGGGCTGCCCCGAGAGTCAGCACTGGAATGTGGCTTGGTACAAATACATTGCTGTGAAGTATGGAAAATCATTATGGCAAGAAAGTcaaattgtgtttgtttttttttttcttttttcctcttagcTTTCTAGCATCTAATAATTCAGAATACAGAGGGAGGTCAAATGACTCCatgaaacagcaagaaaaaaacacattcctgTTTATGTTACATCTCTCTGTGAATAAAAAATTATATCTGCCCACAGTGTGAATCCCTACCTGATTCAGTTGACTTTCCTTCTGGACATGACTTCAGACAAGCTTCATatgcagcagggcagcag includes:
- the PKIG gene encoding cAMP-dependent protein kinase inhibitor gamma, which gives rise to MEVESSTYTDFISCDRAGRRNAVHDIQRDATTISMRKLTEDLGDLAVEGAESQRDATSSENDPGARPKGQENSPSP